One Manihot esculenta cultivar AM560-2 chromosome 6, M.esculenta_v8, whole genome shotgun sequence DNA segment encodes these proteins:
- the LOC110617356 gene encoding exopolygalacturonase-like has translation MDDITHGTFWESIFSLEHSTFPNTEPVVFDITKFGAAPDGKADASQAIADAWKEACAAAGSSKILIPAGTFLAGIVNVTGPCKGAIEVEVQGTVQAPPELTGDGLVRDITSLNSKYFHVNVLGCDDFTFEGFKVSTPENSLNTDGIHIGRSKGVTISNAKIGTGDDCISIDYGTENLKITKVACGPGHGISIGSLGKYENEDPVSGITVSDCTLTGTTNGVRIKTWPALFPNTATNIHFQDITMENVSNPIIVDQMYCPWNKCNKKEPSKVKISDVSFKNIKGTSATSLTVQLICSSGIPCEKVELANIDLTYSGPEGPAKYECIDVKPTIVGKIPEGCK, from the exons ATGGATGATATAACACATGGTACATTTTGGGAATCTATTTTTAGCTTAGAACATTCAACGTTTCCAAATACAGAG CCAGTTGTTTTTGATATAACAAAATTTGGTGCAGCACCTGATGGAAAAGCAGATGCAAGTCAG GCTATAGCGGATGCTTGGAAAGAGGCTTGTGCAGCAGCAGGATCTAGCAAAATATTGATTCCAGCAGGGACATtcttggcaggtatagtgaatgTTACAGGTCCTTGCAAAGGGGCAATAGAGGTAGAAGTTCAAGGAACCGTGCAAGCCCCACCAGAGCTTACAGGGGATG GCTTAGTTCGTGACATAACGTCTCTTAATAGCAAGTACTTTCACGTCAATGTATTGGGATGTGACGACTTCACATTTGAAGGCTTCAAAGTCAGTACACCTGAAAATAGCCTTAATACAGATGGAATTCATATTGGGCGATCAAAGGGAGTGACTATATCTAATGCCAAAATAGGCACGGGTGATGATTGTATCTCTATTGATTATGGAACCGAAAATCTAAAAATCACAAAAGTGGCATGTGGACCTGGTCATGGCATCAGCATAGGGAGCTTGGGGAAGTATGAGAATGAAGATCCTGTTTCCGGAATTACCGTTTCCGATTGCACCCTCACCGGTACAACTAATGGTGTTAGAATTAAAACTTGGCCTGCACTATTTCCTAATACTGCAACTAATATTCATTTCCAAGATATTACTATGGAAAATGTCTCCAATCCTATTATTGTAGATCAAATGTATTGTCCATGGAATAAATGCAATAAAAAG gaacCATCTAAAGTGAAGATTAGTGATGTTAGCTTCAAAAATATAAAGGGAACTTCTGCAACTTCTCTTACCGTTCAACTTATATGTAGCAGTGGAATTCCATGTGAAAAAGTGGAACTTGCAAACATTGACTTGACATATAGTGGTCCTGAAGGCCCAGCAAAATATGAATGCATTGATGTTAAGCCAACAATTGTAGGGAAGATTCCAGAGGGATGCAAATAG